The Oceaniferula flava genome contains the following window.
ACCAGAACTCCTGGAGATCCTTCTTTCCTACGGAACTCACGCTAAGTCAGTCATCCCAGAACTCGAAAAAATTGCGGCAACAATGTCACAGGGTGAAGCCCATTTCCCGAAACGTCTTAGTTTGCAAAAAGCTGAGTATATTCGAGAGACCATCGCCCTGATTGAAAAATCCAATATTACACCAGAACTTATAACCATCAATTAAGCTACACTTCCCATGTCTCATCCATCTTTCACCCATTCAGCGAGCTTAGGGTTGCGTCTCATTCCTGGACTAAGTTCTATCGCCGCTCTGGCTTTATCCGTTGTAAGCTCAACAGCTTTATCTGCTTCTGAAATAATTCCAGGAGCAACGGAGTCTACCCCGTCTCGGTCACAGTATTTTTCGTGGATCAACAACACTAATGAAGGAGCCACCGAAACTCAAACATTGGCTAATCTGGAGTTTTTTAAATGGATGCATGATGAATACGGTATGAAACTGGATATCTATGCTTTCGACGCAGGTAACATTGATGGTCCTCGGTATTATGGGAGCATGGATTCTGATAAATTCAAGAAGCAGTTTCCGCGCGGGTTTGAACCGATCTACAAACTCGCAAAAAGTTTCGATTGTCGACTGGGTATTTGGTTAGGTCCAGATGGCTTTGGTGACACCCCTGAAGAAGAACAAGCGAGGATAGATATGCTGGCTGGTCTTTGTAGGGACTATGAATTCGCACTTTTCAAGATGGATTCAGTCTGTACCCAGTTACGCCCGGAAAAGCAGGATGCCTTTGCTCGCTTAATGACAGAGTGCCGAAAATACAGCCCGGATTTGATCTTGCTTAACCACCGTCTGGACTTGGGCAAAGCCAATCCCTATGCCACTACTTTTCTCTGGGGTGGCGCGGAAACGTACATCGATGTGCACATGACAAACCGGAGTCGCACTGGAACCCACAATCGGGTAGAGGCAATATCTCGTGGCTTAGTTCCTGATCTACAGAGACTCACAGAGGATCATGGTGTCTGCCTTTCATCATGCCTCGACTTCTGGGAAGATGATTTGATATTGCAGGCATTTAACCGAAACCTAATCCTATCTCCTGAGATTTATGCCAACCCTTGGTTCTTGAAAGATGATGAGTTTCCACTTTTGGCACGCATATATAACTTACTCCATCGTTACCGCGACATCATGGTCAAGGGCATAGTCCTCGATGAACAACGCTACGGTCCGTTGGCTGTAGCTCGGGGGGATGCAAATACTCGCATCATTACCTTACGAAATTTAACTTGGGAACCAGTCATCAGAAAAATCAAATTGGATGAATCAGTTGGTTTCACTTCAACAGGGCCAGTCGAAGTTCGCCGTTTTCACCCTAATGAACGTATTTTGGGGACATTTAACTACGGTGATGAAGTGGAGGTTGAAGTGCTCCCTTTCCGAAGCTGCTTGTTATTAGTCGATAATCAACAAACAGGAGGGGTAGGTGTCATTGGTAGTGATTACTCGGTTGTTCGAGATGTGCCTGGGAAAGATGTAATTATCAAGCTTCGAGGTGAAGCTGGTCATACGACTCCCATTTCATTGGTAGGTGGTGGTAAGACATTTAAACGTGCCACTTTAGACGGTGAACCGTTGAATAATTTTACCACAGGTGGGGCAGTAACCATCAACTTTCCAGGGACTTTAAATCCCAAATCATGGCACAGAAAAATCGGGAATCCTGCCGTATGCGCAGTTCCTGAGGATGCCGAAACCCTTTATGAGGTTACCTGTTTCGCTGCCGACAACCACCCACTCGAAATTCGCTCACTGCAGCGATCAGGCCCAAGTGCTATTCCACAGGTGCAAAAAGCGAGAAAAGAATTTCTTGGTCAGGCGATCATTCAAGAACGTGGTATTCTTCAGCAATATCTGTTCGATGACGACCCTTCCACGGTCTATAGCCTGTTGCGTAGAAAGAGACGTAAGCCAGAAAGCCGTTACCTGAGGCTTGACCTAGGGGAACTTACAAATATCAACCGTATCGTATTAGAAACACCACAGAATGCCGAGTTAAAACATGCATCAATAACGAAGGACACTCATGCCGAAGTATCAGCAGATCTCAAGACCTGGTCACCTGTGCAGCTGGTAGAAGATGACGGGAACTTTCGAATTGATATTAACTCTGACAAACCAGTCCGCTATCTGAGAAGCAACCTAGTGCCAGACAAGTTGGTCGAAATTCGCGGTTACGAAGGAGACAAGCAATTAGCAAGAAGCCAGTGGAAGATGTCGTGGCTATTCACTGAGTTTCAATCAGCATCTAAAGCTTGGTCATTACCTTTCACGATGGAGGCAGCTCCAGCTGGAAGTTACTTAGCTGTTGCATGCAATGGTAAACACGGAAGAGATGGGACTTGGGTTGCACTTAAAGTAGGAGACCGTTACGTAGGAGCCCCACGCCGAGCACCTTCATTCCCTGTTAATCCATGGGAAAACGGGGTTCCACGGACAGAAAGCAATGTTACCTACTTCATTCCTGTGACTCCAGATATGGTTGGGAAAAAATGTGAAGTCGTTGTGCTTGGTCTAGATCCTGAGCATCTAGATTTCACCCCAGAAGTTTGGTTGACTGCATACCCTATTCCTTTGAAGGAAAAAACTCTCATTCTATCAGAGTAAAGTGCAGATTAGACAAAACTCTAGAACGACTCAACATACATCGGCCTCCCTACTAAAAGTTAGAAATATGAAGATAGGACTCTTGACAATAATCGCCTTCGCAGGGTTAAGCAGCTTGATTGAGGCTGCTCCTGTTAAGATAAAGGTGGAAGCTAAAACAGCACTCTTGGCAAACGACTTTATTACGGCGAAATTTGATCTAGATAGTCGAAGGTTCAGCATTCTCGATAGCCAAAATGGTGAAATACTGCTCGAAAATTCAGAGATTAAAACCAAGATGAAGGAAGGTGCGAGCCTGTACGTGCATCGTCAAGAGGCGGTAGTGGACGCATTCGGCAAGGGGCAACGGCTAGTGCTTGCCCTCAGCGATTACGGGCTTTATCGCTACTCTTCACATTTCAAACGTAGGGGCTTACCAGCTCAGCAACTCTTCTCATACACCCTTTATGAGAATCATCCGGCTATTATACTCGGCTTTGGCCTTAAAACTCCGAATTATTTTAGCATGCGGTTAAGGGATATTACCGTGCTTGATGGAGGTCGTTTATTTGGCGGGAAAGAAGTCAGCCAGTCTCAAACCTTGAATGGTAGTGCAGGCATGGACTCAACTCTAGTAATTAAAGGGCTCGATCGTATTTCCTGTAACAGCTTGTTATTGACGGGTAAGGTAAACGGTAAACGCCGTTCGATCGTTTGGGGAGGCCTTGGGAATAAAGCTTATGCTAAGATTGCGACCCTAAAGGCGGGAGTCCTCGGATTATACGCAGAAGACCCGATCGGCATCCTGGTCGACGAAGATAAAGATTATCTTAGTGAAGATACTTTCTATCTCGACCTCACAGGATTAGACCCATTTGAGACTTTGGAGAGGTATGGTAAAGCTGTGCGTATAGCCAATAATGCTTCACCCAACGTTTACCAAGCTCCTGTTCTATGTGGGTGGAGTGTGTCTCATATCAGTAAATTGCCAAATATTAACAACTCTGCAAAGCTTGTTCAAGAGGCGGAACTGGCTAAGGCCAGTCAACTGACGAAGTACACAGAACCGATGCTCCGTCTCGAGCCAGATAAATATCACTTGGATACTGAGCAGGGCTGGTGGGACGATCAGCGCTTTCGTCAATATGGGCACCTCGTGCCACCTTACGAGACTGTCGCGAGCTGGTGTAAGGCTCTCGAGGAACGAGGTTGTTCAGGCTACACATACATGCAGCTTGGTATGCCTTCGGATGATTTCGCCAAAGCTCATCCGGAATGGATGCTCTTTAATGATATTTCAGAGCTGGACCGTCGAGGTCCTGGCTATGAAGACAAAAAAAATAAACATAACCATCATCAACCTTACGTTACCTATGACTATACCGATAAGGAATACTCCAAACACTTCGTTAAAGTTTGGTCAGCAATACGTAAGGCCGGAGTGCGCGGGGTGAAAGTAGATTATCCCGCTACCGCATGGCGCCCCGAAGGAGGATTTGACGACCGTTACGCCAGTACAAACTCTGCTTACCGACGTGCATTTTCCTTGCTTAGAGAGGCTATGGGGGAGGATGGGTTGATCGATGAACGAAATCTCGGCGAATCTGGCCGCCCTTGTTTAGACTTGACCGCTGGCTTAGTGGACACTCAACGGACTTGGGGAGATGATAACAAGTTCGTGCCAGAGATGGTTTCGCGCAGTGGGCTGCGTTGGTATAAAAACCGGACTGTCTTTAATTATTATTCAGACACGAAGGCTGTACATGGCCTTACACCGGAAAATTTACAATCGCTCATCACGATGAACTTCCTAACCAGTGGTCGACTAGATTTGGCGACTTCGTATTCCTTGTTTACACCCGAAGTCACTAGAATCGTCTCACGGAGCTATCCGCACTATCAGGAGCCAATGAGTGCTCGTCCACTTGATGCCTTTACCGACATCAGCGATCCACAAGTTTACGAATTGGAGCTGACTCCTGATTGGAGACAGGTGGCACTCTATAACACTGGGGCAAAGAGAACAATCGTCTCAACTGCATTAAGCGGCGATCGAACGACGAATGCGATCGGGCTTGACCCTTCGGCTAGCTATCATGGCTACGAATTCTGGAGCGATACTTATTTAGGAAAAATCGAGGGAAGTGGTAGGGTGGAACAAGAGCTAGAACCCGGCCACTGCGCCATGATTTCGGTGAGAAAGGCCTTGGATCATCCACAAGTAATAAGCACAAACCGCCACCTGCTCCAAGGCTGGGTAGATCTAACTAATGTCCGGTGGGATGAGTCAAAAAGATCACTGTCTGGAACGGCCAAGGTGATTGCCGGAGAAGAATTCAAGATCGTGATTGCCAACAACGGTATCGAGATGAACCAAGTGAAGGTTGATAAGGGTTTAGCTACAATAGCACCTCACCCAACATCACGCAGCCTTAAGGTCCTGAGTATAGAATCATCCCAGTCTGGTGAGGTTGACTGGCGTGTCACACAGAGTCATTGATCTCCGCGTTCCGTAAATAGAAACGGCTATTAAGAGGTCTTTTAGAGTTTATACGATGAGCCTTCCTAGTAGCAATGGAGCAGTTAATGCTCTGTAAATTTCTTAAACTAGCTGCTGGGTGGTCTGTTATTCATCACGTGATCGGGTTCCCGATTCAATAAGAAACCAGAACTACCGCACTGAATGAATCTAACCTGCGAGAAAACGTCGCGCAGCCGCCCCTGAATCAGAAAGCATCAAGTTTTTTCAAGAGTCGACGAATAAAGTGTGCACCTCGCACTCTATGCCGTCATGCAGCAGAGGGGGGGACTGTGCAGAGTGAAACAACAACCCTAATCCTAATGAGTGCCGTCGCCTCATTAGTGAGAAAGGAGGGGCTCCTGTCTAGAGCGAGGTCAGTCACAGCGTGAGGTTGTGAGGATTATGAGCAACTCCAATTGTTGCACTCGCGCTATCGTTCCGCCTGCGGATCACAACTGTAAAATCTATGCCAAGACCACGGGGCAGTTCGTTGCTCTCAATCATCAAAATGATATGAATATTGTTGATCAGTCTCAATGAGTTTTGACGACTTGTTAAGCATCGTCTTATGGTCGGGCACACGAGCAATCTTCCTGGTTTTCCCCACCGCTTTCCATAAATGATTCAGGGCCATGGAGGCCATGCTCAATTTGAGGTCACCCCTGCGCGTAGAAATATTCGAGCAGCTTCTTCGCTGACGGTGACCGTAACAGTGGTGGTTGTACCAGTGGTGGAGGGCACGATTGTCGCAGTGAGCCCACCAATCGGGCCATCGACTCCATCGCCAGAATACCAGTTAACTAGGTCTAGCGACCATTCGTAAAAACTGCTCACGTCACTCGGTGGAGTTTCGCTCTGCGGATGGATTGTCGTGGTCGTTGTGCCGTCAGTCGTGAGCACAGTAAGCCCCACATTGAACTTACCTGGATGGGTGCCGAACCAGGCTTCGAGTCCGTTGCTAAGGCCGTCGTTGTCTGGGTCGAGCTCGAAGTCCCGTTCATCCGGATCGATGTTAAATTCAGGGTTGGAAAGGTAGTCGTTGAAGGTCGTATTGGAAACAAGCTCATAACCAACTCCAGTGTAGTAAGTGCGGGTTGAGCTGCTGTTTCCGTTAATTAGCATGTCCACGTAGATATCAATTTCTGTGTCACCGGATAAAGCAACTTCTCCAAGGTAGACGGCATAAAGCCTGTTCTCACTAGTTAAGCCTTCATTGACTAACGTAATGGGAGTGGTGCCTCTGAAGTCAGAGCTAAACACCTCAGAGACGCCTGAGGTAGTGATCGTTCCCGTGCCTTCAGATCCGAGTATGGGAGGGGCACCGTTGTGTGTTGCCTGAGGTTGGTTCGGTGCCCAGTATGTCGTCTCCAATGACTCTGTGAG
Protein-coding sequences here:
- a CDS encoding discoidin domain-containing protein produces the protein MSHPSFTHSASLGLRLIPGLSSIAALALSVVSSTALSASEIIPGATESTPSRSQYFSWINNTNEGATETQTLANLEFFKWMHDEYGMKLDIYAFDAGNIDGPRYYGSMDSDKFKKQFPRGFEPIYKLAKSFDCRLGIWLGPDGFGDTPEEEQARIDMLAGLCRDYEFALFKMDSVCTQLRPEKQDAFARLMTECRKYSPDLILLNHRLDLGKANPYATTFLWGGAETYIDVHMTNRSRTGTHNRVEAISRGLVPDLQRLTEDHGVCLSSCLDFWEDDLILQAFNRNLILSPEIYANPWFLKDDEFPLLARIYNLLHRYRDIMVKGIVLDEQRYGPLAVARGDANTRIITLRNLTWEPVIRKIKLDESVGFTSTGPVEVRRFHPNERILGTFNYGDEVEVEVLPFRSCLLLVDNQQTGGVGVIGSDYSVVRDVPGKDVIIKLRGEAGHTTPISLVGGGKTFKRATLDGEPLNNFTTGGAVTINFPGTLNPKSWHRKIGNPAVCAVPEDAETLYEVTCFAADNHPLEIRSLQRSGPSAIPQVQKARKEFLGQAIIQERGILQQYLFDDDPSTVYSLLRRKRRKPESRYLRLDLGELTNINRIVLETPQNAELKHASITKDTHAEVSADLKTWSPVQLVEDDGNFRIDINSDKPVRYLRSNLVPDKLVEIRGYEGDKQLARSQWKMSWLFTEFQSASKAWSLPFTMEAAPAGSYLAVACNGKHGRDGTWVALKVGDRYVGAPRRAPSFPVNPWENGVPRTESNVTYFIPVTPDMVGKKCEVVVLGLDPEHLDFTPEVWLTAYPIPLKEKTLILSE